Proteins encoded by one window of Actinocorallia herbida:
- a CDS encoding DHA2 family efflux MFS transporter permease subunit, protein MADRRGLGGLLTVVVIGSIMAVLDVTIVNVAMFPLAEAFDAPVQDVQWIATGYTLALSAAVPLTSWVMARFGARRVYLTAIVLFACGSGLAALAPSVPALVALRVVQGLGGGLLVPVGMAMAMRLADPARMGRVMAVLGLPVLLGPATGPVLGGWLIDAASWRWIFLVNLPVGVLAFVLGLRLLPRDTARPDRPPLDVPGLLSLSPGLALLIFGLAEGGSGGDFTRPLALLPTAAGIVLVALFTVRALTARHPLLRLDLFRDRTYAAGMATVTLFPCAYFGSMLLAPMYFQSARGLSATQAGLLGIPLALAVGLSMQVATRLVDRVSPRLLIASGALIAASGLALFAVRLGPETPYPGLCAALMLMGVGVGMVLMPTNTTAVRGLAPADMPSGSTTLSIVMQVGSASGTALMSVLLASRAGGEVAAAGPADFRHAYWFAVALLALAVIPALFLPGRREAPPAEGGRTGAPEQPEGRPSVLPTGHAS, encoded by the coding sequence ATGGCCGTGCTCGACGTGACCATCGTCAACGTCGCGATGTTCCCGCTGGCCGAGGCGTTCGACGCGCCCGTCCAGGACGTCCAGTGGATCGCCACCGGGTACACGCTGGCCCTGTCGGCCGCGGTGCCGCTGACGTCGTGGGTCATGGCCCGGTTCGGCGCCCGCCGCGTCTACCTGACCGCGATCGTCCTGTTCGCGTGCGGCTCCGGGCTGGCCGCCCTGGCGCCGTCGGTGCCCGCGCTCGTCGCGCTGCGGGTCGTGCAGGGGCTGGGCGGCGGCCTGCTCGTGCCCGTCGGGATGGCCATGGCCATGCGGCTGGCCGACCCGGCGCGGATGGGCCGGGTGATGGCGGTGCTCGGACTGCCGGTGCTGCTCGGGCCGGCCACCGGCCCGGTGCTCGGCGGCTGGCTCATCGACGCCGCGTCGTGGCGCTGGATCTTCCTGGTGAACCTGCCGGTCGGCGTGCTGGCCTTCGTGCTGGGCCTGCGCCTGCTGCCGCGCGACACCGCGCGGCCCGACCGGCCGCCGCTGGACGTGCCGGGCCTGCTCAGCCTCTCGCCGGGGTTGGCCCTGCTCATCTTCGGCCTCGCCGAGGGCGGCTCCGGCGGCGACTTCACCCGGCCGCTCGCGCTGCTGCCGACGGCGGCGGGCATCGTGCTCGTCGCGCTGTTCACGGTCCGAGCGCTCACGGCCCGGCATCCGCTTCTGCGCCTCGACCTCTTCCGAGACCGCACCTACGCGGCCGGCATGGCGACGGTGACGCTCTTCCCCTGCGCCTACTTCGGCTCGATGCTGCTGGCCCCGATGTACTTCCAGAGCGCGCGCGGGCTGAGCGCGACGCAGGCCGGCCTCCTGGGCATCCCGCTGGCGCTCGCGGTGGGCCTGTCCATGCAGGTCGCCACGCGCCTGGTCGACCGGGTCTCGCCCCGGCTGCTCATCGCCTCGGGCGCGCTCATCGCCGCCTCGGGGCTCGCCCTCTTCGCCGTCCGGCTGGGGCCGGAGACCCCCTATCCCGGCCTGTGCGCGGCCCTCATGCTGATGGGCGTCGGCGTGGGGATGGTGCTCATGCCGACGAACACCACGGCCGTCCGCGGGCTCGCCCCGGCCGACATGCCCTCGGGCAGCACCACGCTCTCCATCGTCATGCAGGTCGGCTCGGCCTCGGGCACCGCCCTCATGTCGGTGCTGCTGGCCTCGCGGGCCGGCGGGGAGGTCGCCGCGGCCGGTCCGGCGGACTTCCGGCACGCCTACTGGTTCGCGGTGGCGCTGCTGGCCCTTGCGGTGATCCCCGCGCTGTTCCTGCCGGGCCGCCGCGAGGCACCGCCCGCAGAAGGAGGGCGCACGGGAGCTCCGGAGCAGCCGGAGGGGAGACCGTCCGTCCTCCCGACGGGACACGCGTCCTGA